A segment of the Streptomyces sp. NBC_00376 genome:
TCCGTCTCGGGTGCCTGGTGTGCCGCGCGGCCCACCGCACCGTCCTCGTCGTCCACGGACTCGACCAGCACCTGGAGCGACTCGCCCAGGCGCTCCTCGGCACGCTGCGAGGTCAGCTCCTCGGCCAGCTGCGAGATGTGCGCGAGCCGCTCGGCGATGACGTCGGCGTCCAGCTTGTTCTCGTAGCCGACGGCCTCGGTGCCCTCCTCGTCGGAGTAGCCGAAGACGCCGATGGCGTCGAGCCGGGCACCGGTGAGGAAGCGTTCCAGCTCCGCCAGGTCGGCCTCGGTCTCGCCGGGGAAGCCCACGATGAAGTTGGAGCGGGCACCGGCCTGCGGCGCCTTGCTCCGGATGGTGTCCAGCAGCTCCAGGAACCGGTCGGTGTCGCCGAAGCGGCGCATCGCCCGCAGCACACCGGGGGCCGAGTGCTGGAAGGAAAGATCGAAGTAGGGCGCGACCTTCGGCGTCGAAGTCAGCACGTCGATCAGGCCGGGCCGCATCTCGGCCGGCTGGAGGTAGCTGACCCGGATCCGCTCGATGCCCTCGACGTCGGCGAGCTCCGGCAGCAGCGTCTCCAGCAGCCGGATGTCGCCGAGGTCCTTGCCGTACGAGGTGTTGTTCTCGGAGACGAGCATGACCTCCTTGACGCCCTGCTCGGCCAGCCAGCGGGTCTCCTGCAGCACGTCCGAGGGGCGCCGCGAGATGAAGGAGCCGCGGAAGGACGGAATGGCGCAGAAGGAGCAACGGCGGTCGCAGCCGGAGGCGAGCTTCACCGAGGCGACGGGGCTGGTGCCCAGCCGCCGGCGCAGGGGCGCGCGCGGCCCGGAGACCGGGGCGACTCCGTCCGGGAGGTCCTCGGGGGCGGGGGCCGGTGCGGCCTCCTGTGCGTGACCGGGCAGGGCCACGGCCGCGTCCTGCCGCTCGGCCGGGCTGATCGGCAGCAGCTTGCGGCGGTCGCGCGGGGTGTGCGAGGCGTGGATGCCGCCGTTGAGGATGGTCTGGAGGCGGTCGGAGATGTCGGCGTAGTCGTCGAAGCCGAGGACGCCGTCCGCCTCGGGCAGGGCCTCGGCGAGGTCCTTGCCGTAGCGCTCGGCCATGCAGCCGACGGCGACCACGGCCTGGGTTCTGCCGTGATCCTTCAGATCATTGGCTTCGAGCAGGGCGTCGACGGAGTCCTTCTTGGCGGCCTCGACGAATCCACAGGTGTTGACTACGGCGACATCCGCGTCGGAGGCGTCCTGGACGAGCTCCCAGCCGTCCGCTGCCAAGCGGCCTGCGAGCTCCTCCGAGTCCACCTCGTTACGGGCGCAGCCAAGAGTGACAAGGGCGACGGTACGGCGTTCGGGCATGGGCTCAAGACTACTTTGTCCCCGCACTCGCCCTGCCGCGCAGGGTTCCACCGTTACACCGAGTAACAAATGCGGCGAGCGCCCGGCTTGTTTGCCGGGCGCTCGCCGTGTCGTCGATGCCGCCTGAGGAAACTGTGCGTACCGGGGTCAGCCGACCGCCGGGTCGCCCTTGGTGTACGAGAGCCGCTCGACCTGGCCGGGCTGGAACTGGTCCTCGACCTTCTTGCCGTTGACGAAGAGCTCGATCGAGCCCGCGTCACCGAGGACGAGGTCGACCCGTTCCTTGTCCTGGAAGGTCTTGGTCTCGCCCTGGAGCAGCAGACCATCGAAGAGCAGCCGCCCGTTGTGGTCCTTGGCGGAGATCCAGCTCTTGCCCTGGTTGGCGTTGAGCCGGACGGTCACCTTGTCCCTGGGTGCCGCGGCGATGGCGCTGTCCGAAGGCGCCGGCTTGGGGTCGACGGGCTTGCCGGTCTTCGGTGCGGGGCTCTTCTTGTGGGGTGCGGGACCCTCCGCGACCTGGGTGGCTGCGGGACTGTCGTCGCCGCCCTTGAGGAAGGTGAAGCCGACGAAACCGACTACGGCGACGATCGCCGCGACCATGGCCGCCGTCCAGTTGGGCCGACGGGGTTCGGAACGGATTCTCTCGGCCTCGAACAGCGGCGCCGCGGAGGTGGGAGCGGGACGGCCGCCGTGTTCCGCGTCGTACTGCGAAACCAGCGGTTCCGGATCGAGTTCGACGGCACGCGCGAGCGTACGGATATGGCCGCGCGCGTACACGTCGCCGCCGCAGCGGGAGAAGTCGTCCTCTTCGATCGCGTGCACGATGGGGATGCGCACCCGGGTGGACGAGCTGATCTCTTCGACCGTGAGACCTGCGGCGATACGAGCCTGCTGGAGCACTCGACCGATCGAAGGCCGGTCGTCTTCGGGGGAGTTGCCGATGGACACGGGGGCGCCTTTCGAGCGTGAGCCACCTGCTGGGTGTTCAGTCTAGGGGGGGTACGAAAGGGTGGGGCAACCGGGAGGAAGGACTTTGTCCTCCATCGGACTCGAATCACTGTCCGATTCTCCGGACCGCCCCGGGAAGGACAATTCTGCCGCCCCTCCCTCCAAGTTGACGTACGACCCGGCGAAACGGTTGCCCGTAACACCCTTACGAACCGGTTTCCCCGCGGATCAGAGCCAACACCCCGTCCAGCTCGTCGGGTTTCACCATGACGTCGCGCGCCTTCGACCCCTCGCTGGGTCCGACGATGTTCCTCGACTCCATCAGGTCCATCAGCCGGCCCGCTTTCGCGAAGCCGACCCGCAGCTTGCGCTGAAGCATCGAGGTGGACCCGAACTGCGTGGAGACGACCAGTTCGGCGGCCTGGCAGAGCAGGTCCAGGTCGTCGCCGATATCCTCGTCGATCTCCTTCTTCTTGGCGGTGCCGACCACCACGTCCTCGCGGAAGACCGGCGCCATCTGATCCTTGCAGTGCTGGACGACGGCCGCGACCTCGTCCTCGGTGACGAAGGCGCCCTGCATCCGGGTCGGCTTGTTCGCGCCCATCGGCAGGAACAGACCGTCACCCTTTCCGATGAGCTTCTCGGCGCCGGGCTGGTCGAGGATGACCCGGCTGTCGGCCAGCGACGAGGTCGCGAAGGCGAGCCGGGAGGGCACGTTCGCCTTGATCAGACCGGTGACGACGTCGACCGAGGGCCGCTGGGTCGCGAGCACCAGGTGGATACCGGCGGCGCGGGCCAGCTGGGTGATCCGGACGATGGCGTCCTCCACGTCGCGCGGAGCGACCATCATCAGGTCGGCGAGCTCGTCGACGATCACCAGCAGATACGGGTAGGGCGAGAGTTCGCGCTCGCTGCCCTCCGGCGGCTTGACCTTGCCGTTGCGGACGGCCTGGTTGAAGTCGTCGATGTGCCGGTAGCCGAACGCCGCGAGGTCGTCGTACCGCAGGTCCATCTCCCGCACGACCCACTGGAGCGCCTCGGCGGCGCGCTTCGGGTTGGTGATGATCGGCGTGATCAGGTGCGGGATGCCCTCGTACGCCGTCAGCTCGACGCGCTTGGGGTCGACCAGCACCATGCGGACGTCGTCCGGGGTCGCCCGCACCATGACCGAGGTGATCAGGCAGTTGATGCACGACGACTTGCCGGAACCGGTCGCACCGGCCACCAGCACGTGCGGCATCTTCGCCAGGTTGGCCATCACATAGCCGCCCTCCACGTCCTTGCCGAGCGCGACCAGCATCGGGTGGTCGTCCTCGGCGGCGTCCGCGAGGCGCAGTACGTCGCCTAGGTTGACCATCTCCCGGTCGGTGTTGGGGATCTCGATGCCGACCGCCGACTTGCCCGGGATCGGGGAGATGATCCGGACGTCGGGGCTGGCGACGGCGTAGGCGATGTTCTTGGCGAGCGCGGTGATCCGCTCGACCTTCACCGCCGGGCCGAGCTCCACCTCGTACCGCGTGACCGTCGGTCCGCGGGTGAAGCCGGTGACGGCGGCGTCGACCTTGAACTCGGTGAAGACGTTGGTCAGCGCGGCGACGATCGCGTCGTTGGCGGCGCTGCGGGTCTTGCCCGGGCCACCGCGTTCCAGCAGGTCGAGCGAGGGCAGCGAGTAGGTGATGTCGCCGGAGAGCTGGAGCTGTTCGGCGCGGGCCGGCAGCGGCTGGGACTGCGAGTCGGGCACCGGCTTCGTCAGATCGGGTACGCCGCCCGTGGGGGCCGGCGGCTTCCCTCCTCCGGAGGAGGGTTCGGCCTCCCTGGCACCCGGCACCGGTGTGCCCTGGCGTTCGCGCTCGACGGAGACGCCCTGGGTGAGGTCGGCGACGATCGGCGAGGGCGGCATGCCGTTGAGCACCGCCCCGTCGAGGGCCGCGGCCGCGGCGGCCGCCACGTCCACCGCGTCCATGGTGCGGTTCATCGCGGGCTGCACGGAGGGCCTGCGCGGCCGGCGGCGCTTGGAGAGCACTTCGGCCTCGGCCTGCTCGGGGTCGTACTCGTCGGAGACTTCGGAGCGGCGTGCCGGGGAGCGGCGGGAGCGGGCGGGAAGCTGCTCGCGCCACTGCTCCTCGTAGCGCTCGTCGTCGTTCTCCTCGTCCGCCTCGGGGTCGTACTCCGGGTGGAGGAGCCCCAGCTTGGTGCCGAGCAGCCGGAGCCGTTGCGGAATGGCGTTCACCGGGGTGGCGGTGACGACCAGCAGCCCGAAGACGGTGAGCAGCAACAGCAGCGGTACGGCGAGGACCTCGCCCATCGCGTAGATCAACGGCTTGGAGGCGGCCCAGCCGATAAGCCCGCCCGCGTTCTGCATCGCCGTGGTGCCGTCCTCCCGGCCGGGTGACCCGCAGGCGATGTGGACCTGTCCGAGCACCCCGATGACGAGGGCGGAGAGCCCGATGACGATCCGGCCGTTGGCCTCGGGCTTCTCCGGGTAGCGGATCAGCCGGACGGCGATGGCGCCGAGCAGTATCGGCACGAGCAGATCGAGTCGGCCGAAGGCCCCGGTGACGAGCATCTCCACGAGGTCGCCGACGGGTCCGCGCAGATTCGACCAGGTGCCCGCGGCGACGACCAGCGCGAGGCCGAGCAGCAGCAGCGCGACGCCGTCCTTGCGGTGTGCGGGGTCGAGTCCCTTGGCGCCGCGCCCTATGCCGCGGAAGGTGGCTCCGACGGCGTGGGCCGCACCGAGCCAGACGGCGCGCGCCAGACGGTACACACCACCGGTGGGCGACGGGGCGGGCTTGGGCGGGGCCGCCTTCTTCGCCGCCGCCTTCTTGGCGGGTGCCTTCTTGGCGGGCGCGGTCTTCTTGGCGGCGGTCTTCTTCGCGGGCGCGGCTTTCGGCGCGGCTTTCCTGGCCGGCCCCGCGGTACCGCCGACGCGCTTCGCGGTGCCCGCCGTGCCCTGGGAACCCTTGCCGGACGTACGTGAGGCCATGGTGCCGAGGTTACCGTTGTCGGCGCCTGTGAACACGTGCGACTGCCGCTTCACCCGACCGTGTCGCTTTGCGGGGGCCGCAAACTGACGCGGCCTCACTGCCGGACGCCCCGATTCGGCGCGTCGATCGGCGGACCGGGGGGCCAGTTGGGCCGACGCCCGGACAACCGCCCGTCCCCGGCCCGAAATCACACCGCCGGAACGCCGCGAACCCGGCCCTCCCCCGGTGCGGGACGCGGCTGATACGGCGTTACGAGGTAACGGTGGATGCGGCGTTACGAGGTAAGGGTGGCCGGGCCGGTGCCGGTGCCGGGCTCCAGGGCGTCGAGCGCCCGGCGCAGCCCGGTCAGCTTGCGCTCCAGATGGGCGGCGGTGGCCACCGCCGCGGCGTCCGCCGACTCGTCGTCGAGCTGCTTGGAGAGCGCCTCCGCCTGCTCCTCGACGGCTGCCAGCCGCGCCGAGAGCTCGGCGAGCAGCCCGGCGGGCTCCTTCTCGTGGTCCGCGCCGCCCGAATCGCCCTCGAGCTGGAGCCGCAGCAGCGCCGCCTGCTCGCGCAGCTTGCAGTTCTTCATGTACAGCTCGACGAAGACCGAGACCTTGGCGCGGAGCACCCATGGGTCGAAGGGCTTCGAGATGTAGTCCACCGCGCCCGCCGCGTAACCCCGGAAGGTGTGATGCGGGCCGTGGTTGATCGCGGTGAGAAAGATGATCGGGATGTCCCGGGTCCGTTCCCGCCGCTTGATGTGCGCGGCGGTTTCGAAACCGTCCATGCCCGGCATCTGGACGTCCAGCAGAATGACCGCGAAGTCGTCCGTGAGCAGCGCCTTGAGCGCTTCCTCCCCTGACGATGCCCGGACCAGTGTCTGATCGAGCGCAGAGAGGATGGCCTCCAGCGCCAGCAGATTCTCCGGCCGGTCATCGACCAGGAGGATCTTGGCCTTCTGTACCATGGCCCGTCCTCCTCGCCCCGGAATTTCACCGGGCGCCGCCCCAGGGGACGACTCCCTTACGCCGTCCGTCCTTGTGCCGGTCATGGTAGCCGCACCCCGCCCGTCGCCACACCCTGTCACCGCGATGTCACTGTGCACACAGCAGAAACGCGGTGGGGGACGAGAAGGTTCCCCGTATTCCGCCCCCTCACACCCCTGCGAGCACAGTCGATCAGCAACTCGTCCGGATTCCCTCGTTCAATGATCACTCTCCGCGCATCCACTGCTCCATTACGGAAAGGAGATGATCAGGATCGACAGGCTTGGTGACATAGTCGGAAGCGCCGGATTCGATCGCCTTCTCCCGGTCACCCTTCATCGCCTTCGCGGTCAACGCGACGATCGGCAGCCCGGCGAACTGCGGCATCCGCCGGATCGCCGCCGTCGTGGCATAGCCGTCCATCTCCGGCATCATGATGTCCATCAGTACGACTGTCACATCGTCGTGCTGTTCCAGGACTTCGATGCCGACGCGTCCGTTCTCCGCGTACAGCACCGAAAGCCCGTGCTGCTCCAGCACGCTGGTGAGCGCGAAGACGTTGCGGATGTCGTCGTCGACGATGAGCACCTTCTCGCCACGGAACCGGAACGTCCTGCGGACCTCGGGTTCCTCCTGCCCGGCGAGCGCCCACGGCTCCTGCGGAGCGGTCGGCGCGGCGCTCCGGGGCGGCAGCGCGAGCCGCCGTTCCGTGCTCCCCAGGCTCTTGCGGCGACGCCGCATCAGGCCGACCGCGCCGCCCGGATCCGGTGCCTCGGCCGCCGGGTCGGCACCCGGACCGGCCTCCGGCAGCAGCCCTTCCTCGGCCGCTGCGCCGTGCCCCTCGATGGGACCGGGCCCGATCTGCGGGTACCCCTGCGGCGGCAACTCGCTCGGGTGCAGCGGCAGATACAGCGTGAAGGTCGAGCCACGGCCCGGCTCACTGGCCGCGTGGATCTCGCCGCCCAGCAGCCGGGCGATCTCCCGGCTGATGGACAGCCCGAGCCCCGTGCCGCCGTACTTGCGACTGGTCGTACCGTCCGCCTGCTTGAACGCCTCGAAGATCACCAGCATCTTGCTGGCGGCGATCCCGATACCGGTGTCGGTGACCGAGAACGCGATCAGGTCGGCATCCGCGTCGCGCAGCGAGCCGGCCTCCAGGAGCTGCTCCCGGATGGCGTTCGGCACATCCTCGTTGGCGTGCCGGATCACCAGCTCGACCGCCCCGCTGTCGGTGAACTTCACCGCGTTGGAGAGGAGATTGCGCAGCACCTGCAGGAGCCGCTGCTCGTCCGTGTGCAGGGTCGCGGGCAGTTCGGGCGATACCCGTACGGAGAAGTCGAGCCCCTTCTCCGCGGTGAGCGGGCGGAACGTCGCCTCCACGTAGTCCACCAGCTGAACCAGTGCGATCCGGGTCGGGCTGACGTCCATCTTGCCCGCCTCGACCTTCGTCAGATCGAGAATGTCATTGATCAGCTGGAGCAGATCGGATCCGGCGCCGTGGATCGTCTCGGCGAATTCCACCTGCTTCGGCGAGAGATTGCCCTCGGCATTGTCCGCGAGCAGCTTGGCCAGAATGAGCAGCGAGTTGAGCGGTGTACGCAGCTCGTGCGACATGTTCGCCAGGAATTCGGACTTGTAGCGCATCGAGACCGCGAGCTGCTCGGCGCGCTCCTCCAGGACCTGCCGGGCCTCTTCGATCTCGGTGTTCTTGACCTCGATGTCGCGGTTCTGCTGGGCCAGCAGCTCGGCCTTCTCCTCCAGTTCCGCGTTGGAGGCCTGGAGCGCCTTCTGCCGGTTCTCCAACTCCTGTGAACGATCCCGCAATTGCTCGGCCAGCTCCTGCGACTGTTCGAGCAGTTTCTCGGTCTTCGTATTGACGCTGATGGTGTTGACGCTCGTCGCGATCATTTCGGCGAGCTGGTTGAGGAAGTCCCGCTGGATGTGGGTGAACGGCTGGAACGACGCCAGCTCGATCACGCCGAGGACCTTCCCCTCGAAAAGCACCGGCAGCACGATCACATGCGCGGGAGGTGCCTCGCCCAGCCCGGAGGAGATCTTCAGATAGCCCGGCGGAACGTTGTCCACCTGGATGGTCCGCTTCTCCTCGGCCGCCGTACCGATGAGCGTCTCGCCCGGCCGGAAGGACGTCGGCATCGAACCGGCCGAGTATCCGTAGCTGCCCCTCATGCAGAGTTCGTACGAGTTGTCCTTGTCGCTGTCCGAGCCCACCGCGGCGGTGTCCCCGGTCGGCATGGCCAGGAAGAACGCACCGTGCTGCGCGGAGACGACCGGGGTCAGCTCGCTCATGATCAGCGAGGCCACGTCGTCCAGGTCGCGACGCCCCTGCATCAGACCGGAGATCCGGGCGAGGTTGCCCTTGAGCCAGTCCTGTTCCTTGTTGGTCGCCGTGGTGTCGCGCAGGTTGGCGATCATCGTGTTGATGTTGTCCTGCAGGGCCTGGATCTCGCCGGCCGCGTCCACATCGATCTTCAGATTGAGATCACCGCGGGTCACCGCGGTGGCGACGGCCGCGATGGCCCGCACCTGGCGGGTGAGGTTGCCGGCCATCTCGTTCACCGACTCGGTGAGGTCGCGCCAGGTGCCGTCGACGTCCCGGACCCGGGCCTGACCGCCCAGCTGACCCTCGGTGCCCACCTCGCGGGCCACCCGGGTCACCTGCTCGGCGAACGAGGACAGCTGGTCGACCATCGTGTTGATGGTGTTCTTCAGCTGCTGGATCTCACCGCGCGCGTCGATGTCGATCTTCTTGGTGAGGTCGCCCTTGGCGATGGCGGTGGTGACCGCCGCGATCTGGCGCACCTGACCGGTCAGGTTGGACGCCATCGAGTTCACCGACTCGGTGAGGTCCTTCCACGTACCCGAGACGCCCGGCACCCGCGCCTGGCCGCCGAGTTCGCCCTCCGTGCCCACCTCGCGGGCGACCCGCGTCACCTCGTCGGCGAACGAGGACAGCGTCGTCACCATCGTGTTGACGGTGTCCGCGAGCTCGGCGACCTCGCCGCGCGCCTCGACGGTGACCTTCTTCCTCAGGTCGCCGTTGGCGACCGCCGAGGAGACCCGGGAGATGTTCCGCACCTGACTGGTCAGGTTGTTGGCCATCAGATTGACGTTGTCGCTGAGGTCCTTCCAGATGCCGGTCGCTCCCGGCACCCGGGCCTGA
Coding sequences within it:
- the rimO gene encoding 30S ribosomal protein S12 methylthiotransferase RimO — translated: MPERRTVALVTLGCARNEVDSEELAGRLAADGWELVQDASDADVAVVNTCGFVEAAKKDSVDALLEANDLKDHGRTQAVVAVGCMAERYGKDLAEALPEADGVLGFDDYADISDRLQTILNGGIHASHTPRDRRKLLPISPAERQDAAVALPGHAQEAAPAPAPEDLPDGVAPVSGPRAPLRRRLGTSPVASVKLASGCDRRCSFCAIPSFRGSFISRRPSDVLQETRWLAEQGVKEVMLVSENNTSYGKDLGDIRLLETLLPELADVEGIERIRVSYLQPAEMRPGLIDVLTSTPKVAPYFDLSFQHSAPGVLRAMRRFGDTDRFLELLDTIRSKAPQAGARSNFIVGFPGETEADLAELERFLTGARLDAIGVFGYSDEEGTEAVGYENKLDADVIAERLAHISQLAEELTSQRAEERLGESLQVLVESVDDEDGAVGRAAHQAPETDGQVLFTTRDGLVPGLMVEAKVVGTEGVDLVAECSGLVEAAR
- a CDS encoding helix-turn-helix domain-containing protein, coding for MSIGNSPEDDRPSIGRVLQQARIAAGLTVEEISSSTRVRIPIVHAIEEDDFSRCGGDVYARGHIRTLARAVELDPEPLVSQYDAEHGGRPAPTSAAPLFEAERIRSEPRRPNWTAAMVAAIVAVVGFVGFTFLKGGDDSPAATQVAEGPAPHKKSPAPKTGKPVDPKPAPSDSAIAAAPRDKVTVRLNANQGKSWISAKDHNGRLLFDGLLLQGETKTFQDKERVDLVLGDAGSIELFVNGKKVEDQFQPGQVERLSYTKGDPAVG
- a CDS encoding DNA translocase FtsK codes for the protein MASRTSGKGSQGTAGTAKRVGGTAGPARKAAPKAAPAKKTAAKKTAPAKKAPAKKAAAKKAAPPKPAPSPTGGVYRLARAVWLGAAHAVGATFRGIGRGAKGLDPAHRKDGVALLLLGLALVVAAGTWSNLRGPVGDLVEMLVTGAFGRLDLLVPILLGAIAVRLIRYPEKPEANGRIVIGLSALVIGVLGQVHIACGSPGREDGTTAMQNAGGLIGWAASKPLIYAMGEVLAVPLLLLLTVFGLLVVTATPVNAIPQRLRLLGTKLGLLHPEYDPEADEENDDERYEEQWREQLPARSRRSPARRSEVSDEYDPEQAEAEVLSKRRRPRRPSVQPAMNRTMDAVDVAAAAAAALDGAVLNGMPPSPIVADLTQGVSVERERQGTPVPGAREAEPSSGGGKPPAPTGGVPDLTKPVPDSQSQPLPARAEQLQLSGDITYSLPSLDLLERGGPGKTRSAANDAIVAALTNVFTEFKVDAAVTGFTRGPTVTRYEVELGPAVKVERITALAKNIAYAVASPDVRIISPIPGKSAVGIEIPNTDREMVNLGDVLRLADAAEDDHPMLVALGKDVEGGYVMANLAKMPHVLVAGATGSGKSSCINCLITSVMVRATPDDVRMVLVDPKRVELTAYEGIPHLITPIITNPKRAAEALQWVVREMDLRYDDLAAFGYRHIDDFNQAVRNGKVKPPEGSERELSPYPYLLVIVDELADLMMVAPRDVEDAIVRITQLARAAGIHLVLATQRPSVDVVTGLIKANVPSRLAFATSSLADSRVILDQPGAEKLIGKGDGLFLPMGANKPTRMQGAFVTEDEVAAVVQHCKDQMAPVFREDVVVGTAKKKEIDEDIGDDLDLLCQAAELVVSTQFGSTSMLQRKLRVGFAKAGRLMDLMESRNIVGPSEGSKARDVMVKPDELDGVLALIRGETGS
- a CDS encoding response regulator, whose translation is MVQKAKILLVDDRPENLLALEAILSALDQTLVRASSGEEALKALLTDDFAVILLDVQMPGMDGFETAAHIKRRERTRDIPIIFLTAINHGPHHTFRGYAAGAVDYISKPFDPWVLRAKVSVFVELYMKNCKLREQAALLRLQLEGDSGGADHEKEPAGLLAELSARLAAVEEQAEALSKQLDDESADAAAVATAAHLERKLTGLRRALDALEPGTGTGPATLTS
- a CDS encoding HAMP domain-containing protein → MKKQRNGTIDVDAAALNRLLAGLVAMRDGNFRRRLTVSGDDVMAEIAAVFNEVADRNLHLTGELARVRRVVGREGKLTERLETGACEGSWAAAIDASNELVDDLARPVSEVGRVLSAVADGDLEQRMELRSHTSDETVRPLRGEFLKVARTVNSLVDQLSAFTEQVTRVAVEVGTEGKLGGQAQVRGMSGSWKDLTDSVNTMAYRLTAQVRDIALVTTAVAKGDLSRKVTVHVAGEMLQLKNTVNTMVDQLSSFSSEVTRVAREVGTEGELGGQATVPGVAGVWKDLTDSVNTMAGNLTSQVRGIAEVTTAVANGDLSQKVTVSARGEVAQLAETINQMTDTLRLFADEVTRVASEVGGEGLLGGQAKVPGAAGTWKDLTDSVNTVFRNLTTQVRDIAQVTKAVANGDMTQKVTVDVAGEMLELKNTVNTMVDQLQAFGSEVTRVAREVGVEGRLGGQAEVPGAAGTWKDLTDSVNAAFRNLTGQVRDIAQVTTAVANGDMTQKVTVDVAGEMLELKNTVNTMVAQLSNFADQVTRMARDVGTEGRLGGQARVDGVSGTWKELTDSVNFMAGNLTSQVRQIAQVTTAVARGDLSQKIDVDARGEILELKNTINTMVDQLSAFADQVTRVAREVGTDGRLGGQAQVPGVAGVWRDLTDSVNGMAGNLTAQVRNIAQVATAVARGDLSQKIDVDARGEILELKNTINTMVDQLSNFAEQVTRVAREVGTEGILGGQAEVQGVSGTWKDLTQSVNGMANNLTLQVRNIAEVTTAVANGDLSKKITVDAKGEILELVTTVNTMVDQLLNFADEVTRVAREVGTEGILGGQARVPGATGIWKDLSDNVNLMANNLTSQVRNISRVSSAVANGDLRKKVTVEARGEVAELADTVNTMVTTLSSFADEVTRVAREVGTEGELGGQARVPGVSGTWKDLTESVNSMASNLTGQVRQIAAVTTAIAKGDLTKKIDIDARGEIQQLKNTINTMVDQLSSFAEQVTRVAREVGTEGQLGGQARVRDVDGTWRDLTESVNEMAGNLTRQVRAIAAVATAVTRGDLNLKIDVDAAGEIQALQDNINTMIANLRDTTATNKEQDWLKGNLARISGLMQGRRDLDDVASLIMSELTPVVSAQHGAFFLAMPTGDTAAVGSDSDKDNSYELCMRGSYGYSAGSMPTSFRPGETLIGTAAEEKRTIQVDNVPPGYLKISSGLGEAPPAHVIVLPVLFEGKVLGVIELASFQPFTHIQRDFLNQLAEMIATSVNTISVNTKTEKLLEQSQELAEQLRDRSQELENRQKALQASNAELEEKAELLAQQNRDIEVKNTEIEEARQVLEERAEQLAVSMRYKSEFLANMSHELRTPLNSLLILAKLLADNAEGNLSPKQVEFAETIHGAGSDLLQLINDILDLTKVEAGKMDVSPTRIALVQLVDYVEATFRPLTAEKGLDFSVRVSPELPATLHTDEQRLLQVLRNLLSNAVKFTDSGAVELVIRHANEDVPNAIREQLLEAGSLRDADADLIAFSVTDTGIGIAASKMLVIFEAFKQADGTTSRKYGGTGLGLSISREIARLLGGEIHAASEPGRGSTFTLYLPLHPSELPPQGYPQIGPGPIEGHGAAAEEGLLPEAGPGADPAAEAPDPGGAVGLMRRRRKSLGSTERRLALPPRSAAPTAPQEPWALAGQEEPEVRRTFRFRGEKVLIVDDDIRNVFALTSVLEQHGLSVLYAENGRVGIEVLEQHDDVTVVLMDIMMPEMDGYATTAAIRRMPQFAGLPIVALTAKAMKGDREKAIESGASDYVTKPVDPDHLLSVMEQWMRGE